A section of the Scleropages formosus chromosome 16, fSclFor1.1, whole genome shotgun sequence genome encodes:
- the LOC108925709 gene encoding perilipin-2-like, translated as MLWKREMGVRPGAAEKSKAVTMTPQEVEGHSKQSAVQRLASLPLVSSTCLLLSVVYCAAKETHPYVKSLCEATESGVKTIASLAAPSITPVVNRLQPQIDSANDVACKCLDKVEEALPILNQPLEQVLANPSGVLAQARNGRVVVVDGAKHTLTVVLNKAGVMLQEAVGLTKALVDGSVKALSGSPVVHFSSEAFTLVLAKCETLMGFYLGLPEEQLGKADGTVKDPETTPKKQSSCRLLSSISTRLRKKPTCQEAARDQGNKVHSNSGGSAVKQPVRRELRNSLPMPDSKQPQSSRWVKRSLVY; from the exons ATGCTGTGGAAGCGCGAGATGGGTGTGCGGCCTGGAGCGGCTGAAAAGTCAAAAGCT GTGACTATGACGCCACAGGAAGTGGAAGGTCATTCCAAACAG AGTGCAGTACAGAGGCTGGCTAGTCTTCCCTTGGTGAGCTCCACCTGTCTCCTGCTGTCTGTTGTGTACTGTGCTGCTAAAGAGACTCACCCCTATGTCAAGTCGCTGTGTGAGGCGACGGAGAGTGGCGTGAAGACCATTGCTTCGCTGGCCGCCCCCAGCATCACACCCGTTGTCAACAGGCTGCAGCCTCAAA TTGATAGTGCAAATGATGTGGCCTGTAAATGTCTGGATAAGGTTGAAGAGGCCTTGCCAATCCTTAACCAGCCCTTGGAGCAG GTTCTAGCAAATCCCAGCGGTGTTCTGGCCCAAGCCAGAAATGGACGGGTAGTGGTGGTTGATGGTGCAAAGCATACTCTGACGGTGGTGCTGAACAAGGCTGGTGTGATGCTACAAGAGGCTGTGGGCCTCACCAAGGCTCTTGTGGATGGGAGTGTGAAGGCTCTGTCGGGCAGTCCTGTGGTCCATTTCAGCAGTGAGGCCTTCACTCTGGTGCTGGCAAAGTGTGAGACCCTGATGGGTTTCTACCTGGGCCTACCTGAGGAACAGCTTG GGAAGGCTGATGGAACAGTGAAAGACCCTGAGACAACCCCCAAAAAGCAGAGCAGTTGCAGGCTTCTGAGCTCTATCTCCACAAGACTGCGGAAGAAACCAACCTGTCAGGAGGCTGCCAGAGACCAAGGCAACAAG GTCCACTCCAACAGTGGGGGAAGTGCAGTGAAGCAGCCAGTTCGTCGTGAATTGCGGAACTCCCTGCCGATGCCTGACTCTAAACAGCCCCAATCCAGTAGATGGGTCAAGAGAAGCCTTGTATATTAG
- the LOC108925699 gene encoding stabilizer of axonemal microtubules 1-like, with the protein MMPLIKQQSSNTDPICCKECGKCLFSHGSRVTKAPINYRNEFRPTEGNKSNTNDFKFFVPGNLSARVPNSTGVLSCKCGRNWETSYTVDYNAYPIQQNIVRKTMVYRAPTAKMDGHTEYKEKFHPWEIIKRDPFWHKDNLKPSKAKFQSTTTFQDEFYAKPMPSSRHNFKPIPRRKESAPMEVMTTYREHYVLHPAQPTQQPPLKPSIICLSCLGTHRPGYSNLREEAAMLVAPKAAWESSTTPFQTSMESISSNHANLLGHQDLSTVSNQPPGQGMQDTGAL; encoded by the exons ATGATGCCGCTAATAAAACAGCAGTCATCGAACACAGATCCCATCTGCTGTAAAGAGTgtggaaaatgtcttttttcccaTGGCTCCAGGGTCACCAAGGCACCCATCAACTACAGGAATGAGTTCCGGCCGACAGAAGGCAACAAGTCCAATACAAATGATTTCAA ATTCTTTGTCCCAGGAAACCTCTCGGCAAGGGTCCCGAACTCCACCGGGGTGTTATCGTGTAAATGCGGCAGGAACTGGGAGACCAGCTACACGGTTGATTATAATGCCTATCCCATCCAGCAGAACATAGTTCGTAAGACCATGGTGTACAGGGCACCAACTGCAAAGATGGATGGCCACACAGAATATAAAG AGAAGTTCCATCCCTGGGAAATCATAAAGCGAGACCCCTTCTGGCATAAAGATAACCTGAAGCCAAGTAAGGCAAAGTTTCAAAGCACCACTACATTTCAAGATGAATTCTACGCCAAGCCCATGCCTAGCTCTCGACACAACTTCAAGCCAATTCCTAGACGCAAGGAGTCTGCGCCCATGGAGGTCATGACCACTTACAGGGAGCACTATGTCCTTCACCCGGCGCAACCCACACAGCAGCCGCCCTTGAAGCCCAGCATCATCTGCCTCAGCTGTCTTGGCACACACAGACCTGGTTACAGCAACCTGCGAGAGGAAGCTGCTATGCTGGTTGCACCCAAAGCTGCATGGGAGAGTAGCACCACTCCCTTTCAAACTTCTATGGAGAGCATCTCCTCCAATCATGCTAACCTCCTGGGTCACCAGGACTTGTCCACAGTGTCCAATCAGCCCCCTGGTCAAGGTATGCAGGACACAGGTGCCCTCTGA